The Nisaea sp. DNA window CTGCAACGCCCAGGTGCTGGCCAATTGCGTCATCGACATTCCGCCGGAAAGCCAGGTGCACCGGCAGGTCGTGCGCAAGCGGGCCGAGGTTCGGGATATCGAGATCCGGCCGGTCACCCATCTGCATTATGTCGAGGTGCGCGAGCCCGACCTGCACGACCAGTCGAGCGATTTCCGCCGGCTCTGCGAAAGCCTGCGCGCGCAATGGCCGAACTGGGGCATCGCCGACGATATCAGCTGCGACCATGCGGTCATGACCATGCTGCAGAAGGCCCTGCGCAGCGGCCAGTGGAAGGTCACCGTCGCCCTGCGCGAGGGCAACCGGGTGGTCGGCGTCTGGCCGGGCCTGCGCGAGAAGATCTACGGCCTCGCCGTCGATATCGGCTCCACCACCATGTCCGGCCATCTCTGCGACCTCGCCACCGGCACGGTGCTGTCCTCGGCCGGCACCATGAACCCGCAGATCCGCTTCGGCGAGGACCTGATGAGCCGGGTCTCCTATGTCATGATGAATCCCGGCGGCGACGAGGAAATGACCCGCGTCGTGCGTGAGGCGGTGAACTATCTCGCCACCCAGACCGCGGCCGAGATCGGCGCCGGCTCGGACGAGATCGTCGAGCTGGTGTTTGTCGGCAACCCGATCATGCACCACCTGATGCTCGGCATCGACCCGACGGAGCTGGGCGGCGCGCCCTTCGCGCTCACCGTCGATACCGCCGTCGAGCTGACCGCGGCCGAGCTGGACCTCTATCTGCATCCCGGCGCCCGGGTCTATGCCCTGCCCTGCATCGCCGGCCATGTCGGCGCGGACACCGCCGCCGTGGTGCTGTCGGAGACCCCCTACAAGCGGGACGAGATCAGCCTGATCGTCGATGTCGGCACCAATGCGGAGATCGTGCTCGGCAACCGGGACCGGCTGCTGGCCTGTTCCAGCCCGACCGGCCCGGCCTTCGAGGGCGCCCAGATCTCCAGCGGCCAGCGCGCCGCCCCCGGCGCCATCGAGCGGGTGCGGATCGATCCCGAGACCCTGGAGCCGCGCTTCCAGATCATCGGCAGCGACCTCTGGTCGGACGCAGCGGGGTTCGCCGACGCGGTGGAAGAGCTCGGCATCAACGGCGTCTGCGGCTCCGGCATCATCGAGGCGATCGGCGAGATGTTCCTCGCCGGCATGATCACCACCGACGGCATGATCGACGGCGCGCTGGCGGCAAAGTCCGACCGCGTCTTCCAGGACGGCCGCACCTTCTCCTACCGGATCAGCGACACCGTCTCGGTGACACAGGGCGACGTCCGCGCCATCCAGCTGGCCAAGGCCGCGCTCTATGCCGGATCGCGGCTGCTGATGGACCGGCTCGGCGTGGAATCTGTCGACCGGGTGGTGCTGGCCGGCGCCTTCGGCAGCCATATCGACCCGAAATACGCCATGGTCCTCGGCATGATCCCGGATTGCGAGCTGGAACATGTCGTCTCCGTCGGCAACGCGGCGGGCACCGGCGCCCGCATTGCCCTGCTCAACGGTCAGGCCCGCAAGGAAATCGAGTGGGTGGTGCGCACCATCGAAAAGGTCGAGACCGCCGTCGAGCCGCGCTTCCAGGAACATTTCGTCGGCGCCATGGCCCTGCCGCACAAGACGGACCCGTATCCGAAACTGTCGGCGGCAGTGAAGATGCCGGCGCCGAGAGTGGCGACACCGCACGACGAGGATGGCGGAAGACGGCGGAGACGGAGAAGGGTTTAGGCCCTCTATCTTCACCGCCTGTCGTCACCTCAGTCGCAGAGCAGGGACTCTGGGATCATAAGGCCGGGGCCTTCATCGCGAGATCGCGGATCAAGCCCGGGATGACAGTATCAGGACTGCGAATTAGGTAGTGCGTTCCTTTAATTCGCCGGCCAACACTCTAAATGAACTTCTTATTAAATGTGTTTCGGAGAGCGGGGCCATATTGGTCTTCCCTTCG harbors:
- a CDS encoding ASKHA domain-containing protein, with amino-acid sequence MNAPADPAPDVKQDDVYVVFTPSGRRGFVPPGTSVLDAARSLGVDLDSVCGGRSMCGRCQVQLSEGEFAKFQITSRASSISPSTKSEQRYAEKRGLKPGRRLGCNAQVLANCVIDIPPESQVHRQVVRKRAEVRDIEIRPVTHLHYVEVREPDLHDQSSDFRRLCESLRAQWPNWGIADDISCDHAVMTMLQKALRSGQWKVTVALREGNRVVGVWPGLREKIYGLAVDIGSTTMSGHLCDLATGTVLSSAGTMNPQIRFGEDLMSRVSYVMMNPGGDEEMTRVVREAVNYLATQTAAEIGAGSDEIVELVFVGNPIMHHLMLGIDPTELGGAPFALTVDTAVELTAAELDLYLHPGARVYALPCIAGHVGADTAAVVLSETPYKRDEISLIVDVGTNAEIVLGNRDRLLACSSPTGPAFEGAQISSGQRAAPGAIERVRIDPETLEPRFQIIGSDLWSDAAGFADAVEELGINGVCGSGIIEAIGEMFLAGMITTDGMIDGALAAKSDRVFQDGRTFSYRISDTVSVTQGDVRAIQLAKAALYAGSRLLMDRLGVESVDRVVLAGAFGSHIDPKYAMVLGMIPDCELEHVVSVGNAAGTGARIALLNGQARKEIEWVVRTIEKVETAVEPRFQEHFVGAMALPHKTDPYPKLSAAVKMPAPRVATPHDEDGGRRRRRRRV